Proteins found in one Erythrobacter sp. KY5 genomic segment:
- the apaG gene encoding Co2+/Mg2+ efflux protein ApaG, whose amino-acid sequence MKELFQHAAITEGITVRVAVNFLPEQSHPDAGKWFWVYHIRIENGSHEAIQLQTRHWRITDARGMVNHVDGEGVVGEQPVLAPGESHDYVSGCPLTTTHGSMEGFYTFHRADGTPLEVRIPFFPLAAPETADGR is encoded by the coding sequence ATGAAGGAACTTTTCCAACACGCCGCCATCACCGAGGGCATTACCGTGCGCGTCGCGGTCAACTTCCTGCCCGAGCAATCGCACCCCGACGCGGGCAAGTGGTTCTGGGTCTATCACATCCGCATCGAGAACGGATCGCACGAAGCGATTCAGCTTCAGACCCGTCACTGGCGGATCACCGATGCGCGCGGGATGGTGAACCATGTCGATGGCGAAGGGGTCGTGGGCGAACAACCCGTCCTCGCTCCGGGAGAGAGCCACGATTACGTCTCCGGCTGTCCGCTGACGACCACCCATGGCTCGATGGAAGGGTTCTACACCTTTCACCGCGCTGACGGCACCCCGCTCGAAGTGCGCATCCCGTTCTTCCCGCTCGCCGCGCCCGAAACCGCCGACGGTCGGTAG
- a CDS encoding polysaccharide deacetylase family protein has translation MPHLTCVLHHHIGQEGAFEKGLGLTSSREAFERHLAWLGERYEFVSLDQVLSGDLPKKPLLLTFDDAWHSVLGIARDVLSPRGIPAVYFINPGMVEEGAISLDSMLAYAVNTFGIGEVCKALGLPRCDAVHSVIVNDMAKLGSAERQGVVAELIAKFGPVDLDQRARLLSGDDLKELVSLGIEIGNHTKTHVHCRSLSADEMQEEIAGSKALLEELSQSRVRSLSIPYGHELDLTDEVHRHARESGHEAIFLVHARANWLRPAKDVWYRRSLTNQSNRELAMELQIKQHLRSARKAVLG, from the coding sequence ATGCCCCACCTCACCTGCGTGCTGCACCATCATATCGGGCAGGAAGGCGCCTTTGAGAAAGGGCTGGGCCTGACCAGTTCGCGAGAGGCGTTCGAACGGCATCTGGCTTGGCTGGGTGAGCGATACGAATTCGTCTCGCTCGATCAGGTGTTGAGCGGCGATCTGCCGAAAAAGCCCCTGCTGCTGACATTTGACGATGCGTGGCACTCGGTCCTTGGCATCGCCCGCGATGTGCTGAGCCCGCGCGGGATTCCAGCCGTCTACTTCATCAATCCCGGCATGGTGGAAGAGGGCGCGATCTCGCTCGATTCCATGCTGGCCTATGCGGTGAACACGTTCGGGATCGGTGAGGTCTGCAAGGCGCTTGGCCTGCCTCGCTGCGATGCGGTTCATTCGGTGATTGTGAACGACATGGCAAAGCTTGGCTCTGCCGAGCGTCAGGGCGTCGTTGCCGAGCTGATCGCTAAGTTCGGCCCCGTGGACCTTGACCAGCGCGCCCGGCTGTTGTCGGGAGATGACCTCAAGGAACTCGTCTCTCTCGGGATCGAGATCGGCAATCATACGAAGACCCATGTGCACTGCCGCAGCCTGTCCGCAGACGAGATGCAGGAAGAGATCGCGGGCTCAAAGGCATTGCTGGAAGAGCTGTCGCAAAGCCGCGTGCGCTCGCTCTCGATACCCTACGGACACGAGCTCGATCTGACCGACGAAGTGCATCGCCATGCGCGCGAAAGTGGGCATGAGGCGATCTTCCTCGTGCATGCCCGCGCCAACTGGCTGCGCCCGGCAAAGGACGTCTGGTATCGCCGCTCGCTGACGAACCAGTCTAATCGTGAATTGGCCATGGAACTTCAGATCAAACAGCATCTGCGCTCAGCCCGAAAAGCGGTGCTGGGATGA
- a CDS encoding formyl transferase: MKRLVIITGDGREHKYVTNALCKAYDVAAILVCDPPAKRSWKKVLKRNPEQFLGKALRGVFLKITRDREAREASLARVLGDTSERFERADIVQRVGKPKAGGLFKAVQALQPHVLAIYGTGMIPDNVLESAGDIALNMHTGISPHYRGVSCAMWPILDERPDMVGATVHECTSAVDGGRVFFTGQASLQSDDNLHTVFARAVEVGAQGYVTVVGEVLQGTAVGEEQDHAIGTEYRGKDLHIRTELAARRALKRLRKSGRLAT; encoded by the coding sequence ATGAAGCGGCTGGTCATCATCACGGGCGACGGGCGCGAGCACAAATACGTGACCAATGCGCTTTGCAAGGCTTATGACGTTGCCGCGATCCTGGTCTGCGATCCGCCGGCCAAGAGGTCGTGGAAGAAAGTGCTCAAACGCAATCCCGAACAGTTCCTGGGCAAGGCGCTGCGCGGTGTCTTCCTCAAGATCACGCGCGACAGGGAAGCGCGCGAGGCGAGCCTTGCGCGGGTGCTGGGGGATACGTCCGAGCGGTTTGAGCGCGCAGATATCGTGCAGCGGGTCGGTAAGCCCAAGGCTGGCGGCCTTTTCAAGGCGGTTCAAGCCCTGCAACCACACGTGCTCGCGATTTATGGCACCGGCATGATCCCCGACAACGTGCTGGAGAGCGCCGGCGATATAGCGCTCAACATGCACACCGGGATCTCGCCGCATTATCGCGGGGTGAGCTGCGCTATGTGGCCGATCCTCGATGAGCGGCCGGACATGGTCGGGGCAACCGTCCACGAATGCACTTCTGCGGTCGATGGCGGCAGGGTGTTCTTCACCGGCCAGGCATCCTTGCAGTCAGACGACAACCTGCACACCGTCTTTGCCCGTGCGGTGGAGGTCGGCGCGCAAGGATACGTGACAGTTGTTGGCGAGGTGCTTCAGGGAACTGCCGTGGGTGAAGAGCAGGACCACGCGATCGGAACCGAGTATCGGGGCAAGGATCTCCACATCCGAACCGAACTTGCGGCGCGAAGGGCGCTCAAAAGGCTGCGCAAATCGGGAAGGCTGGCGACCTAG
- a CDS encoding 2-hydroxychromene-2-carboxylate isomerase, producing MASRVELIFDFVSPNAYMIWWPLRDLIKRTGAELDVTPVFLGGMHKLTGNAPPMIRDADVKGKVEYSMLEMRRFIEKHQLTKYRLHPKFPFNSITLQRMLFAADQDGRGVQFVESLLPAIWEEGIDITDPQALGAAVAAAGFDAQDLFERAQTDEVKQGLVANTDRAVERGAFGIPTLFVGPKDGPQEMFFGKERLDQIEDELEKG from the coding sequence ATGGCAAGCCGCGTCGAGCTGATCTTCGATTTCGTCAGTCCCAATGCCTACATGATCTGGTGGCCGCTACGCGATCTGATCAAGCGTACGGGTGCCGAACTCGACGTGACGCCCGTTTTTCTGGGTGGAATGCACAAGCTGACCGGCAATGCTCCCCCGATGATCCGCGATGCGGACGTGAAGGGCAAGGTCGAGTATTCGATGCTGGAGATGCGGCGCTTCATCGAAAAGCATCAGCTGACCAAATACAGGCTGCATCCCAAATTCCCCTTCAACTCGATCACGCTCCAGCGGATGCTGTTTGCAGCCGATCAGGACGGACGCGGCGTTCAGTTTGTCGAGAGCCTGCTCCCCGCGATCTGGGAAGAGGGTATCGATATCACCGACCCGCAGGCTCTCGGCGCAGCGGTCGCGGCGGCTGGCTTCGATGCGCAGGACCTGTTCGAGCGGGCTCAGACCGACGAAGTGAAACAGGGCCTTGTCGCCAACACTGACAGGGCGGTCGAACGCGGCGCGTTTGGCATTCCCACGCTGTTTGTCGGGCCAAAGGATGGGCCGCAGGAAATGTTCTTTGGCAAAGAGCGGCTCGACCAGATTGAGGATGAGCTTGAGAAGGGGTGA
- a CDS encoding SulP family inorganic anion transporter — MTQTRSFAENFRRDWFAQPRADILAGIVVALALIPEAIGFALIAGVDPSVGLYASVAIAMVIAFTGGRPGMISAATAAVAVVVIPLVRDYGVDYLFAATILMGIFQGIAAVLRLDLLMQFVSRSVITGFVNALAILIFMAQIPQLMPGNEGVGPWTWAMVAVGLGIIYGFPRITKSVPSPLVAIVLLTAAAIYWGLPVNNVAGEGTLPDGLPTFALPDVPLTWETLQIIAPYSLTMAAVGLLESLLTAQIVDDMTHTESDKRRESAGQGIANVVAACFGGMGGCAMIGQSVINVTSGGRGRLSTFTAGAFLLFLLTVLGSWVGQVPMPALVAVMIMVSIGTFSWNSIPNLRRHPPTSSIVMIATVVTVVWTHDLALGVLVGVLLSGIFFAQKVKNMFTVERVRRPHSAVYHVRGEIFFASVDRFVELLGPESQFEDAAHHVVIDVSQAHFWDISAIGALEKVIERMRRNGRHTRVVGLNTASADLFDRFALEDRTGVELGLSPTG; from the coding sequence ATGACCCAGACCCGCTCTTTCGCGGAAAACTTCCGCCGTGACTGGTTCGCTCAGCCGCGCGCGGACATTCTCGCCGGCATCGTTGTTGCGCTCGCTTTGATCCCCGAAGCCATCGGCTTTGCGCTGATCGCGGGCGTCGATCCCAGCGTTGGCCTCTATGCGAGTGTCGCGATTGCCATGGTGATCGCCTTTACTGGCGGGCGACCCGGCATGATCTCAGCCGCCACGGCTGCGGTTGCGGTTGTGGTGATCCCGCTGGTGCGCGATTACGGGGTCGATTACCTCTTCGCCGCAACGATCCTGATGGGCATTTTTCAGGGTATCGCGGCGGTCCTGCGGCTCGACCTGCTGATGCAGTTCGTCTCGCGCAGTGTCATCACCGGGTTCGTCAACGCGCTCGCGATCCTCATCTTCATGGCGCAGATCCCGCAGCTGATGCCGGGTAATGAGGGCGTGGGCCCGTGGACATGGGCGATGGTCGCGGTCGGCCTTGGCATCATCTACGGCTTTCCGCGCATCACCAAGTCGGTGCCAAGCCCGCTTGTCGCCATCGTCTTGCTGACCGCTGCGGCGATCTATTGGGGCTTGCCGGTGAACAATGTCGCGGGCGAGGGCACACTGCCTGACGGCCTGCCGACCTTCGCGCTGCCCGACGTGCCGCTGACGTGGGAGACGTTGCAGATCATCGCACCGTATTCGCTGACCATGGCTGCGGTCGGATTGCTGGAAAGCCTGCTCACCGCGCAGATCGTCGACGACATGACCCACACCGAAAGCGACAAGCGCCGCGAAAGCGCAGGGCAGGGCATCGCCAATGTGGTTGCGGCATGTTTCGGCGGCATGGGCGGCTGCGCCATGATCGGCCAGTCTGTCATCAACGTGACTTCGGGCGGGCGTGGGCGACTGTCGACCTTCACGGCCGGCGCTTTCCTGCTGTTTCTCCTCACCGTGCTCGGCTCTTGGGTCGGGCAGGTGCCAATGCCTGCGCTTGTCGCGGTGATGATCATGGTCAGCATCGGCACGTTCAGCTGGAATTCGATCCCCAATCTGCGCCGCCACCCGCCGACCAGCTCGATCGTGATGATCGCGACGGTTGTCACGGTTGTGTGGACCCACGATCTGGCGCTTGGCGTGCTTGTCGGCGTGCTGCTGTCGGGCATCTTCTTCGCGCAGAAGGTGAAGAACATGTTCACTGTCGAGCGTGTGCGCCGACCGCACTCTGCAGTCTACCACGTGAGGGGCGAGATCTTTTTCGCCAGCGTCGATCGCTTCGTCGAACTGCTCGGGCCGGAAAGCCAGTTCGAGGACGCGGCACATCACGTGGTGATCGACGTCAGCCAGGCGCATTTCTGGGACATCTCTGCCATCGGTGCGCTTGAGAAAGTGATTGAACGCATGCGTCGCAATGGCCGTCACACGCGTGTCGTCGGCCTGAACACCGCAAGCGCAGACCTGTTCGACCGCTTCGCTCTCGAAGACAGGACCGGGGTTGAGCTGGGACTGTCACCGACGGGTTGA
- a CDS encoding PLP-dependent aspartate aminotransferase family protein codes for MKKSTGMDRATTRKWRPATQAVRGGTWRSEHGETSEALFLTSGYTYDDAQTVADRFAGEAEGMTYSRLQNPTVAMLEERIALLEGAEACRAQASGMAAMTAALLCQLSAGDHVVAARAAFGSCRWLVDNLLPKFGIETSVIDSGDNDAWEKAVRPNTKVFFFETPANPTLDIVDLQFVCDLARGCGITTVVDNAFASPALQRPMEFGADVVAYSATKLMDGQGRVLAGAICASEEWVNETLMPFQRNTGPTISPFNAWVVHKGLETLDLRAHRQSENAVKLGEFMRDRIRAAGGEMRHPGLPCHPRHALALDQMDATGPIFAFDVGSRERAFQILDALELIDISNNIGDARSLLCHPASTTHANMGEEAREEMGVTEGLLRINVGLEDIADITEDMDRALSAAGI; via the coding sequence ATGAAGAAGAGCACCGGAATGGATCGCGCGACGACGCGCAAATGGCGACCCGCGACACAGGCCGTGCGCGGCGGGACGTGGCGCAGCGAACATGGCGAGACGAGCGAGGCGCTGTTCCTCACCTCGGGCTACACCTATGACGATGCGCAGACTGTGGCCGATCGTTTTGCGGGCGAGGCCGAGGGCATGACCTATTCGCGCCTTCAGAACCCGACCGTCGCGATGCTGGAAGAACGGATCGCGCTGCTTGAAGGGGCCGAAGCCTGCCGCGCCCAGGCGAGCGGAATGGCGGCGATGACGGCGGCGCTCCTGTGCCAGCTTTCGGCAGGCGATCACGTGGTTGCCGCGCGCGCGGCGTTCGGATCGTGCCGCTGGCTGGTCGATAATCTCCTGCCCAAGTTCGGCATTGAAACCAGCGTAATCGACAGCGGCGATAACGACGCATGGGAAAAGGCGGTGCGCCCCAACACCAAGGTGTTTTTCTTCGAAACGCCCGCGAACCCGACGCTCGATATCGTCGACCTGCAATTCGTGTGCGACCTTGCGCGCGGGTGCGGCATTACCACCGTGGTCGACAACGCCTTCGCCTCGCCCGCGCTGCAACGCCCGATGGAGTTCGGCGCGGATGTCGTGGCTTACAGCGCGACCAAGCTGATGGACGGTCAGGGCAGGGTGCTGGCCGGGGCCATTTGCGCAAGTGAGGAGTGGGTGAATGAAACGCTCATGCCTTTCCAGCGCAACACCGGCCCTACCATATCGCCGTTCAACGCATGGGTCGTGCACAAGGGGCTGGAGACCCTCGACCTGCGCGCTCATCGCCAGAGCGAGAATGCGGTAAAACTGGGCGAGTTCATGCGGGATCGTATTCGTGCAGCGGGCGGCGAAATGCGCCATCCGGGTCTGCCGTGTCATCCGCGCCACGCACTCGCGCTCGACCAGATGGACGCAACCGGGCCAATCTTCGCCTTCGACGTCGGCAGCCGCGAGCGCGCCTTCCAGATCCTCGATGCGCTTGAGTTGATCGACATATCGAACAATATCGGCGACGCGCGCAGCCTCTTGTGTCACCCGGCCAGCACCACGCACGCCAATATGGGCGAAGAGGCGCGCGAGGAAATGGGCGTGACCGAGGGCCTCTTGCGGATCAATGTCGGCCTTGAAGACATTGCCGACATAACCGAAGACATGGACCGCGCCCTGTCAGCGGCGGGGATTTAG